A stretch of Sulfuricurvum sp. DNA encodes these proteins:
- a CDS encoding DUF1566 domain-containing protein, giving the protein MKKWINGIIVVALMSSMANGKMFRDSNTEIIVDTDTHLMWQDNDEVRSKYIDWTKAMDYCENLSFAGYDDWKLPDINSLQNLHQYNAVLEKHKENSSYWSSTIRNDGKIFEYYCDYNGDCWKPRVSSKEDTNYPRCVRSGKSSDPLVKKYDKYVADEKKAEQVREDAYNAKIAKFRKNLQEGDDTSSGIVIQIKGNLVKIQTNDSQCSQRDYKGNCNNWINTPVEKWVKRNELYPN; this is encoded by the coding sequence ATGAAAAAGTGGATAAACGGAATAATAGTAGTTGCTTTGATGAGCAGTATGGCAAATGGAAAAATGTTTAGGGATAGCAACACGGAGATAATAGTTGATACTGATACACATCTAATGTGGCAAGACAATGATGAAGTAAGAAGTAAATATATAGATTGGACAAAAGCGATGGATTATTGTGAAAATCTTTCATTTGCAGGATATGATGACTGGAAATTACCAGATATAAACTCCTTACAAAATTTGCATCAATATAATGCAGTATTGGAGAAACATAAGGAAAATAGCAGTTATTGGAGTTCTACTATAAGAAATGATGGTAAAATATTTGAGTATTACTGTGATTACAACGGTGACTGTTGGAAACCTCGTGTGTCGTCAAAGGAAGATACAAATTATCCTCGTTGTGTTCGTTCTGGAAAGTCCTCTGACCCTTTGGTTAAGAAATATGACAAGTATGTGGCTGACGAAAAAAAAGCTGAACAAGTAAGAGAAGATGCCTATAATGCAAAAATAGCCAAATTCCGTAAAAATCTCCAAGAGGGAGATGATACATCCAGTGGGATTGTTATACAAATCAAAGGCAATCTAGTCAAAATCCAAACCAATGATTCTCAATGTTCACAACGCGATTACAAAGGTAATTGTAATAACTGGATTAATACCCCTGTGGAAAAATGGGTAAAACGAAACGAATTGTATCCGAATTGA